From Primulina huaijiensis isolate GDHJ02 chromosome 15, ASM1229523v2, whole genome shotgun sequence, one genomic window encodes:
- the LOC140960556 gene encoding probable U3 small nucleolar RNA-associated protein 7 isoform X2 — MPSEGGYLEAEGIEKTWRIKQEVIAGEVDILSLRNQYDIVLPDLGPYTLDFTSSGRHMVVAGRKGHLALLDMKRMDLIKEIQVRETVRDAVFLHNQKLFAAAQKKYVYIYGDNGTELHCLKEHSAALKLQFLDKQFLLASVNKVGQLHFQDITTGQMVGNLRTGLGRSGIMKANPWNNVISVGHSGGTITMWKPTSAAPLVKMLCHHGPVTALAFHPNGHLMATAGMERKIKLWDLRKYEVLQTLPFRAKTLDFSQKGLLATATGSFVQILGDFSGSQDYSRYMTHTMAKGYQIHNVLFRPYEDVLGIGHSTGWSSILIPGSGEPNFDSWVANPFETHKQRNEKEVHSLLDKLPPETIMLDPTKIGSLRPTRKEEMFTRKEKQAEMEAAIEDAKNISLKKKTKGRSKSSKMAKKKKESVAKTKKTLLEEQVNDEKLSKKKRKIIEEDNQLPRSLQRFARKVAP; from the exons ATGCCTAGTGAGGGAGGTTATTTGGAAGCAGAAGGTATAGAGAAAACATGGAGGATAAAGCAGGAAGTAATTGCTGGTGAAGTGGACATCCTGAGTTTGAGAAACCAATATGACATTGTCTTGCCAG ACCTTGGTCCATACACACTGGATTTCACATCGAGTGGTCGACATATGGTAGTGGCTGGACGTAAAGGTCATCTTGCCCTTCTAGATATGAAACGTATGGATCTCATAAAAGAGATTCAG GTTAGGGAAACAGTGCGCGATGCAGTGTTCTTGCACAATCAGAAACTTTTTGCAGCTGCTCAAAAGAA GTATGTGTACATATATGGTGATAATGGTACAGAACTGCATTGCCTGAAG GAACACAGCGCTGCGCTGAAGCTTCAGTTTCTCGATAAACAGTTCCTCTTGGCATCCGTAAACAAAGTTGGGCAACTTCATTTTCAAGACATCACCACAGGTCAGATGGTAGGTAATTTGCGAACTGGTCTTGGTCGCTCTGGTATCATGAAGGCAAATCCTTGGAACAATGTAATATCTGTTGGTCATTCTGGCGGCACAATAACCATGTGGAAACCTACCAGCGCTGCTCCACTCGTCAAGATGTTGTGTCATCACGGGCCAGTTACAGCTTTGGCGTTCCACCCCAATGGCCATCTAATGGCAACTGCTGGAATGGAGAGGAAAATAAAGCTTTGGGACTTGAGAAAATATGAGGTTCTCCAAACGCTACCATTCCGAGCCAAAACCTTGGATTTTAGTCAGAAAGGTTTGCTTGCTACTGCCACTGGATCTTTCGTCCAGATATTGGGAGATTTCTCTGGCTCTCAGGACTATAGCCGCTACATGACTCATACCATGGCTAAAGGCTATCAAATACATAATGTGTTGTTTAGGCCATACGAAGATGTTTTGGGCATCGGGCACTCCACTGGTTGGTCTTCAATCTTGATTCCTGGATCCGGTGAACCCAATTTTGACTCTTGGGTCGCTAACCCTTTCGAAACGCATAAACAAAGAAACGAGAAAGAAGTGCACTCTCTCCTCGATAAACTTCCTCCGGAGACAATCATGTTGGACCCGACAAAGATTGGTTCATTGAGGCCTACGAGAAAGGAAGAAATGTTCACCAGAAAAGAGAAGCAAGCAGAGATGGAGGCTGCTATTGAAGatgctaaaaatatttctttgaaaaagaaaacaaaaggtAGAAGCAAGTCAAGCAAAATggcaaagaagaagaaagaatcTGTTGcgaaaaccaagaaaactctcTTGGAGGAACAAGTTAATGACGAGAAATTGTCCAAAAAGAAGAGGAAGATAATCGAAGAGGACAATCAACTACCCCGATCCTTGCAGCGTTTTGCTCGGAAGGTGGCGCCCTGA
- the LOC140958366 gene encoding uncharacterized protein has translation MADIQENPILAFFSNLLRGIKLPLPNNDAMVEPAAVTPSAEPMEKKPTVIEDESVNPSSVKFPRQGFTPLKLETDSVEAEPNTNPLLLWQVYAIGGFFILRWAWTRWNERKGRKKSDNEPPTDPDDI, from the exons ATGGCTGACATTCAAGAAAACCCTATTTTAGCATTTTTCTCCAACTTACTTCGCGGGATTAAACTGCCTCTACCGAATAATGATGCGATGGTGGAGCCAGCCGCTGTTACTCCCTCCGCCGAGCCGATGGAGAAGAAGCCAACCGTGATCGAAGATGAGAGCGTTAATCCTTCTTCGGTGAAGTTTCCAAGGCAGGGTTTTACTCCGCTGAAGCTCGAAACTGACTCCGTGGAAGCTGAGCCGAACACTAACCCTTTACTTCTATGGCAG GTCTACGCCATCGGgggatttttcattttgagatGGGCGTGGACAAGATGGAATGAGAGGAAGGGTCGTAAGAAGTCTGATAATGAACCTCCCACAGATCCTGATGATATCTGA
- the LOC140960556 gene encoding probable U3 small nucleolar RNA-associated protein 7 isoform X1, whose protein sequence is MEEVENDSILNQVSAVEKGNADEETKVKKYLRGEGANLEVLKDRKLKGQLAAREEVYGKTAKAAAKAEKWLMPSEGGYLEAEGIEKTWRIKQEVIAGEVDILSLRNQYDIVLPDLGPYTLDFTSSGRHMVVAGRKGHLALLDMKRMDLIKEIQVRETVRDAVFLHNQKLFAAAQKKYVYIYGDNGTELHCLKEHSAALKLQFLDKQFLLASVNKVGQLHFQDITTGQMVGNLRTGLGRSGIMKANPWNNVISVGHSGGTITMWKPTSAAPLVKMLCHHGPVTALAFHPNGHLMATAGMERKIKLWDLRKYEVLQTLPFRAKTLDFSQKGLLATATGSFVQILGDFSGSQDYSRYMTHTMAKGYQIHNVLFRPYEDVLGIGHSTGWSSILIPGSGEPNFDSWVANPFETHKQRNEKEVHSLLDKLPPETIMLDPTKIGSLRPTRKEEMFTRKEKQAEMEAAIEDAKNISLKKKTKGRSKSSKMAKKKKESVAKTKKTLLEEQVNDEKLSKKKRKIIEEDNQLPRSLQRFARKVAP, encoded by the exons ATGGAGGAGGTAGAAAATGATAGTATATTAAATCAAGTGTCCGCAGTGGAAAAG GGAAATGCTGATGAGGAGACGAAGGTTAAAAAATATCTCAGAGGCGAAGGGGCAAATTTAgag gtTTTAAAAGATAGGAAATTGAAAGGTCAGCTAGCTGCAAGGGAAGAAGTGTATGGGAAGACAGCCAAAGCTGCTGCCAAGGCTGAGAAA TGGCTTATGCCTAGTGAGGGAGGTTATTTGGAAGCAGAAGGTATAGAGAAAACATGGAGGATAAAGCAGGAAGTAATTGCTGGTGAAGTGGACATCCTGAGTTTGAGAAACCAATATGACATTGTCTTGCCAG ACCTTGGTCCATACACACTGGATTTCACATCGAGTGGTCGACATATGGTAGTGGCTGGACGTAAAGGTCATCTTGCCCTTCTAGATATGAAACGTATGGATCTCATAAAAGAGATTCAG GTTAGGGAAACAGTGCGCGATGCAGTGTTCTTGCACAATCAGAAACTTTTTGCAGCTGCTCAAAAGAA GTATGTGTACATATATGGTGATAATGGTACAGAACTGCATTGCCTGAAG GAACACAGCGCTGCGCTGAAGCTTCAGTTTCTCGATAAACAGTTCCTCTTGGCATCCGTAAACAAAGTTGGGCAACTTCATTTTCAAGACATCACCACAGGTCAGATGGTAGGTAATTTGCGAACTGGTCTTGGTCGCTCTGGTATCATGAAGGCAAATCCTTGGAACAATGTAATATCTGTTGGTCATTCTGGCGGCACAATAACCATGTGGAAACCTACCAGCGCTGCTCCACTCGTCAAGATGTTGTGTCATCACGGGCCAGTTACAGCTTTGGCGTTCCACCCCAATGGCCATCTAATGGCAACTGCTGGAATGGAGAGGAAAATAAAGCTTTGGGACTTGAGAAAATATGAGGTTCTCCAAACGCTACCATTCCGAGCCAAAACCTTGGATTTTAGTCAGAAAGGTTTGCTTGCTACTGCCACTGGATCTTTCGTCCAGATATTGGGAGATTTCTCTGGCTCTCAGGACTATAGCCGCTACATGACTCATACCATGGCTAAAGGCTATCAAATACATAATGTGTTGTTTAGGCCATACGAAGATGTTTTGGGCATCGGGCACTCCACTGGTTGGTCTTCAATCTTGATTCCTGGATCCGGTGAACCCAATTTTGACTCTTGGGTCGCTAACCCTTTCGAAACGCATAAACAAAGAAACGAGAAAGAAGTGCACTCTCTCCTCGATAAACTTCCTCCGGAGACAATCATGTTGGACCCGACAAAGATTGGTTCATTGAGGCCTACGAGAAAGGAAGAAATGTTCACCAGAAAAGAGAAGCAAGCAGAGATGGAGGCTGCTATTGAAGatgctaaaaatatttctttgaaaaagaaaacaaaaggtAGAAGCAAGTCAAGCAAAATggcaaagaagaagaaagaatcTGTTGcgaaaaccaagaaaactctcTTGGAGGAACAAGTTAATGACGAGAAATTGTCCAAAAAGAAGAGGAAGATAATCGAAGAGGACAATCAACTACCCCGATCCTTGCAGCGTTTTGCTCGGAAGGTGGCGCCCTGA
- the LOC140959336 gene encoding glucosamine inositolphosphorylceramide transferase 1-like isoform X1, with the protein MGSSPIVASGGGSGGWFRWRWHSANGGGKSGGGGNKNGNGVNSNSEQCAVSSTFTYFLFSFVVLGLIGSLYGRLALTSNVRSEVAALGCAEDSEGSWAIGIFYGDSPFSLMPIEEMNIWKDKSAAWPVANPVVTCASPSNSGFPSNFVADPFLYQQNDVLYLFYETKNSITMQGDIGVSRSIDKGVTWQHLGISLDEDWHLSYPYVFNHNGNIYMMPEGSAKGDLRLYRATNFPLSWTLEKVIMKKPLVDAFIIPYEGKFWLFGSDHSRIGTNKNGQLEIWYSNSPLGPWKPHKKNPIYNTDKTMGARNGGRPFVYNGNIYRIGQDCGETYGKRTRVFKIEVLTKNEFKEVEVPLGVEESSKGRNAWNGARSHHLDIQQLRSGEWIAVLDGDRVPSGDTVRRFVLGLVSIASVAAFVVLVGILLGVVKCIVPLSWCPHNMGKRSDTFLTWERSSALSSKLRLFCSRLNRATSLLRARIQLSTCTGIIILALVIVFSGILTCTGVGYIYGGNGGNEPYPLNSRYSQFTLLTMTYDARIWNLKMYIKHYSRCASVREIVVVWNKGIPPEPRDFDTAVPVRIRVEKQNSLNNRFKTDPLIKTRAVLELDDDIMMTCDDIERGFRVWREHPDRIVGFYPRLVDGIPFKYRGEKHARRHDGYNMILTGAAFIDSTVAFERYWSNDASSGRALVDEFFNCEDVLMNYLYANGSLSSVVEYVKPAWAIDTSKFSGVAISRNTKAHYGIRSNCLAKFSDMYGSLAHRKVEFGRRTDGWDA; encoded by the exons ATGGGTTCAAGTCCAATTGTGGCTTCTGGTGGCGGTTCCGGCGGGTGGTTCAGGTGGAGGTGGCACAGCGCAAATGGTGGTGGGAAGAGCGGCGGCGGCGGCAATAAGAACGGAAACGGCGTAAATAGTAACAGTGAGCAGTGTGCGGTGTCTTCAACGTTTACGTATTTCTTGTTCTCGTTTGTCGTCTTGGGGTTGATTGGGAGTTTATATGGTCGGCTTGCGCTCACCTCTAACGTGCGGTCGGAGGTCGCCGCACTCGGATGCGCAGAAGACAGTGAGGGTTCTTGGGCTATCGGCATTTTCTACGGGGACTCGCCCTTTTCTCTTATGCCCATCGAAGAG ATGAATATATGGAAGGACAAGAGTGCAGCATGGCCAGTAGCCAACCCTGTAGTTACTTGTGCTTCACCTTCTAATTCAGGATTTCCCAGTAATTTTGTTGCTGACCCTTTTCTTTATCAGCAG AATGATGTCCTCTACCTGTTTTATGAAACAAAAAATTCGATTACAATGCAAGGCGACATTGGAGTTTCACGGAGCATAGATAAGGGAGTGACATGGCAGCATTTGGGTATATCCCTTGACGAAGATTGGCATCTATCATATCCATATGTCTTCAACCATAATGGAAAT ATATATATGATGCCAGAGGGTAGTGCGAAAGGGGATCTTCGCCTTTATCGTGCTACGAACTTTCCTTTGTCATGGACACTGGAAAAGGTAATCATGAAAAAACCGCTCGTTGATGCTTTTATAATCCCTTATGAAGGAAAGTTCTGGCTTTTTGGTTCGGACCATAGCAGGATTGGCACCAATAAAAATGGGCAGCTTGAGATCTGGTACAGCAACTCGCCTCTTGGTCCATGGAAACCTCATAAGAAGAACCCCATATATAACACAGACAAGACCATGGGAGCTCGTAATGGAGGCAGGCCATTTGTATACAATGGAAATATTTATCGCATCGGTCAAGATTGTGGTGAAACGTATGGCAAACGTACTCGCGTGTTTAAAATTGAAGTTCTGACCAAAAATGAGTTCAAAGAAGTTGAGGTTCCCTTGGGTGTCGAAGAGTCGAGTAAGGGACGGAATGCTTGGAATGGTGCTCGAAGCCATCACCTTGATATTCAGCAGCTCCGTTCTGGCGAATGGATCGCCGTTCTTGATGGGGACCGTGTACCTTCTGGAGATACAGTTCGGCGCTTCGTTCTTGGGTTGGTTTCGATTGCATCTGTGGCTGCATTTGTGGTACTTGTGGGAATTCTTCTCGGGGTAGTTAAATGTATAGTCCCATTGAGTTGGTGCCCTCACAATATGGGAAAGAGAAGTGATACTTTCTTGACTTGGGAAAGGTCGAGCGCACTATCTTCGAAGCTGAGACTATTTTGCAGTCGTTTGAACCGAGCAACCTCGTTGCTTCGTGCCAGAATACAATTGAGTACATGTACTGGAATCATTATCTTGGCTTTGGTTATCGTTTTTTCTGGGATACTAACATGCACCGGGGTTGGGTATATATATGGTGGAAATGGTGGAAATGAGCCATATCCGTTAAATAGTCGCTACTCCCAGTTCACGTTGCTAACAATGACATATGACGCCCGGATTTGGAATCTGAAAATGTACATAAAGCATTACTCTAGATGTGCCTCGGTCCGGGAGATAGTCGTCGTGTGGAACAAAGGAATACCTCCGGAACCAAGAGACTTCGACACAGCAGTTCCTGTAAGAATACGAGTAGAGAAGCAGAACTCGTTGAACAATcgtttcaaaactgatccacTGATAAAAACTCGAGCGGTTCTCGAGCTCGATGATGATATCATGATGACGTGTGATGATATCGAAAGAGGGTTCAGAGTCTGGCGAGAGCACCCTGACAGGATTGTAGGATTTTACCCTCGGCTTGTAGATGGGATCCCGTTCAAGTATAGAGGCGAGAAACATGCTCGAAGACATGACGGGTATAACATGATTCTCACTGGGGCAGCTTTCATCGATAGTACGGTTGCATTCGAGAGGTACTGGAGTAATGATGCATCATCAGGTCGAGCATTGGTGGATGAATTTTTCAACTGTGAGGATGTATTAATGAACTACTTGTACGCGAATGGAAGCTTGTCCAGTGTGGTCGAGTATGTTAAACCCGCGTGGGCGATCGACACCTCTAAATTTTCGGGAGTAGCTATCAGCAGGAATACCAAGGCACATTATGGAATCAGAAGTAACTGCCTGGCAAAGTTTTCTGACATGTATGGAAGTTTGGCTCACCGGAAGGTCGAATTCGGCCGACGAACAGATGGTTGGGACGCGTAG
- the LOC140959336 gene encoding glucosamine inositolphosphorylceramide transferase 1-like isoform X2, with product MNIWKDKSAAWPVANPVVTCASPSNSGFPSNFVADPFLYQQNDVLYLFYETKNSITMQGDIGVSRSIDKGVTWQHLGISLDEDWHLSYPYVFNHNGNIYMMPEGSAKGDLRLYRATNFPLSWTLEKVIMKKPLVDAFIIPYEGKFWLFGSDHSRIGTNKNGQLEIWYSNSPLGPWKPHKKNPIYNTDKTMGARNGGRPFVYNGNIYRIGQDCGETYGKRTRVFKIEVLTKNEFKEVEVPLGVEESSKGRNAWNGARSHHLDIQQLRSGEWIAVLDGDRVPSGDTVRRFVLGLVSIASVAAFVVLVGILLGVVKCIVPLSWCPHNMGKRSDTFLTWERSSALSSKLRLFCSRLNRATSLLRARIQLSTCTGIIILALVIVFSGILTCTGVGYIYGGNGGNEPYPLNSRYSQFTLLTMTYDARIWNLKMYIKHYSRCASVREIVVVWNKGIPPEPRDFDTAVPVRIRVEKQNSLNNRFKTDPLIKTRAVLELDDDIMMTCDDIERGFRVWREHPDRIVGFYPRLVDGIPFKYRGEKHARRHDGYNMILTGAAFIDSTVAFERYWSNDASSGRALVDEFFNCEDVLMNYLYANGSLSSVVEYVKPAWAIDTSKFSGVAISRNTKAHYGIRSNCLAKFSDMYGSLAHRKVEFGRRTDGWDA from the exons ATGAATATATGGAAGGACAAGAGTGCAGCATGGCCAGTAGCCAACCCTGTAGTTACTTGTGCTTCACCTTCTAATTCAGGATTTCCCAGTAATTTTGTTGCTGACCCTTTTCTTTATCAGCAG AATGATGTCCTCTACCTGTTTTATGAAACAAAAAATTCGATTACAATGCAAGGCGACATTGGAGTTTCACGGAGCATAGATAAGGGAGTGACATGGCAGCATTTGGGTATATCCCTTGACGAAGATTGGCATCTATCATATCCATATGTCTTCAACCATAATGGAAAT ATATATATGATGCCAGAGGGTAGTGCGAAAGGGGATCTTCGCCTTTATCGTGCTACGAACTTTCCTTTGTCATGGACACTGGAAAAGGTAATCATGAAAAAACCGCTCGTTGATGCTTTTATAATCCCTTATGAAGGAAAGTTCTGGCTTTTTGGTTCGGACCATAGCAGGATTGGCACCAATAAAAATGGGCAGCTTGAGATCTGGTACAGCAACTCGCCTCTTGGTCCATGGAAACCTCATAAGAAGAACCCCATATATAACACAGACAAGACCATGGGAGCTCGTAATGGAGGCAGGCCATTTGTATACAATGGAAATATTTATCGCATCGGTCAAGATTGTGGTGAAACGTATGGCAAACGTACTCGCGTGTTTAAAATTGAAGTTCTGACCAAAAATGAGTTCAAAGAAGTTGAGGTTCCCTTGGGTGTCGAAGAGTCGAGTAAGGGACGGAATGCTTGGAATGGTGCTCGAAGCCATCACCTTGATATTCAGCAGCTCCGTTCTGGCGAATGGATCGCCGTTCTTGATGGGGACCGTGTACCTTCTGGAGATACAGTTCGGCGCTTCGTTCTTGGGTTGGTTTCGATTGCATCTGTGGCTGCATTTGTGGTACTTGTGGGAATTCTTCTCGGGGTAGTTAAATGTATAGTCCCATTGAGTTGGTGCCCTCACAATATGGGAAAGAGAAGTGATACTTTCTTGACTTGGGAAAGGTCGAGCGCACTATCTTCGAAGCTGAGACTATTTTGCAGTCGTTTGAACCGAGCAACCTCGTTGCTTCGTGCCAGAATACAATTGAGTACATGTACTGGAATCATTATCTTGGCTTTGGTTATCGTTTTTTCTGGGATACTAACATGCACCGGGGTTGGGTATATATATGGTGGAAATGGTGGAAATGAGCCATATCCGTTAAATAGTCGCTACTCCCAGTTCACGTTGCTAACAATGACATATGACGCCCGGATTTGGAATCTGAAAATGTACATAAAGCATTACTCTAGATGTGCCTCGGTCCGGGAGATAGTCGTCGTGTGGAACAAAGGAATACCTCCGGAACCAAGAGACTTCGACACAGCAGTTCCTGTAAGAATACGAGTAGAGAAGCAGAACTCGTTGAACAATcgtttcaaaactgatccacTGATAAAAACTCGAGCGGTTCTCGAGCTCGATGATGATATCATGATGACGTGTGATGATATCGAAAGAGGGTTCAGAGTCTGGCGAGAGCACCCTGACAGGATTGTAGGATTTTACCCTCGGCTTGTAGATGGGATCCCGTTCAAGTATAGAGGCGAGAAACATGCTCGAAGACATGACGGGTATAACATGATTCTCACTGGGGCAGCTTTCATCGATAGTACGGTTGCATTCGAGAGGTACTGGAGTAATGATGCATCATCAGGTCGAGCATTGGTGGATGAATTTTTCAACTGTGAGGATGTATTAATGAACTACTTGTACGCGAATGGAAGCTTGTCCAGTGTGGTCGAGTATGTTAAACCCGCGTGGGCGATCGACACCTCTAAATTTTCGGGAGTAGCTATCAGCAGGAATACCAAGGCACATTATGGAATCAGAAGTAACTGCCTGGCAAAGTTTTCTGACATGTATGGAAGTTTGGCTCACCGGAAGGTCGAATTCGGCCGACGAACAGATGGTTGGGACGCGTAG
- the LOC140958236 gene encoding bark storage protein A-like, whose translation MAASKYLKLSVSQLFLSSLLVFHALGFPQRRLKSLEIIREINSKGPYLGLITVYSLEEDAFFATGYFQPDSRHPFLDLSGRRFRVGKLQRKEVIYVRCGVGMVNAAAATQQMLDLFDIRGLIHFGISGNLNSSMNIGDVVIPNQFVNTGLWDWLKPTAEVSKNDFANLEFKEYNIPWGGNSSLGMIVYRAEQFYSESGEADTAQQMLWFNVTSNWLQLASALQGLELDKCVNSSLCLENKPKVVLGMKASTANIFLDNGAYRNFLFQTFGVSSADMESTAVVMTSLSNGFPVIVIRGLSDLAGAQKGQNSINLFGSLAASNVAKVVLRFINLLPNRFCLHS comes from the exons ATGGCAGCATCCAAATACCTCAAACTCTCAGTTTCCCAATTATTTTTATCTTCTCTACTTGTGTTTCATGCGTTGGGATTTCCACAACGAAGGCTGAAATCTTTAGAAATAATAAGAGAAATCAACAGCAAAGGCCCTTATCTTGGTCTTATCACAGTATATTCTCTTGAAGAAGATGCATTCTTTGCCACTGGTTATTTCCAGCCCGATTCTCGGCACCCCTTTCTTGATTTGTCTG GTAGGCGATTTCGAGTAGGGAAGTTGCAAAGAAAGGAAGTCATTTATGTCAGGTGTGGAGTTGGGATG GTGAATGCTGCTGCAGCAACACAACAGATGCTGGATCTCTTTGACATTCGTGGGCTGATCCACTTTGGTATTTCTGGGAATCTCAACTCTTCCATGAACATTGGAGATGTCGTCATTCCGAACCAATTCGTGAACACTGGTTTGTGGGATTGGCTG AAACCCACTGCCGAAGTCTCAAAAAATGATTTTGCAAATCTTGAATTTAAGGAATACAATATTCCTTGGGGAGGAAATAGTTCTTTAGGGATGATTGTATATAGGGCAGAGCAATTCTATTCTGAGTCCGGAGAGGCTGATACTGCTCAACAAATGCTCTGGTTTAATGTCACTAGCAATTGGCTCCAATTAGCTTCGGCTCTCCAG GGACTGGAGTTGGACAAGTGTGTGAATTCAAGTCTATGCCTTGAGAATAAGCCCAAGGTTGTACTTGGGATGAAGGCTTCAACGGCCAACATATTTCTTGATAATGGAGCTTATAGGAACTTCCTGTTTCAAACTTTTGGGGTGTCATCTGCTGATATGGAGAGCACCGCGGTAGTAATG ACTAGTTTATCAAATGGATTCCCAGTTATTGTGATTCGTGGGCTATCGGACTTAGCAGGTGCACAAAAGGGACAAAACTCCATTAATTTATTTGGATCACTTGCTGCTTCAAATGTCGCAAAAGTCGTCCTCAGATTCATTAATTTGCTACCAAATAGATTTTGCCTTCACTCATAG